From Arachis hypogaea cultivar Tifrunner chromosome 3, arahy.Tifrunner.gnm2.J5K5, whole genome shotgun sequence:
TGGTGAAATTTACAGTAAggcttttcttttaaattttttatcgaaATCTGTGTCTTGTCTTCGAACAAaattaattgtttatctttaagtAACACATCGAATATCTGTTCcgattttaaaatatcaaaactatatttttttctaCTCTTATATTTTAAATCATTAGATTTTTCAATATTTGCAATTTTCTTAAGCGAAGAGCAAACATAAGGTGGACCTTTTTTAATTCAACCAAATCAActtcaaaaaatttgaaatcaGACTCTTTACTTGAAGACCCCATTTTGACCtacaaaactttttctttttgagCAAAAAGTTTACTTTTGTACCTTTTctcatttttaaacttttttttttctttttgaaaaatttttacttGCCGAATTCTTTCAACTAAATGAGCTAAATCAGGTATATGTACATTAAGCAATTTTTGACGCATATAAAAACCTAAACTCATAGTTGCCATCTTCACTACCTCACTTTCAGGAAGTGAAACATAACATCTACTTCTAGCATTCTTAAAACGATTATAAATTCATCAATTGATTCTCCATCATCACGCTTCAAAGCCACTAAGTCCGTAATTTTCACATTCAATTCACCTCtataaaattgagaataaaaagTACTTTTTAACTGTGCCCAAATCACAATCGAATTGGGTCTTAAATtcgaaaaccaaataaaaacattttttgtcaacaaaaagaatgaaagaatttcattttcaaattctcatCATTTGCCAAGTTGCCTAATTCGATCATATATCGAGCAATATATTCAGTAGTCAATTCGTCTACTTCTCCCATAAACTTTGTTactattttaggattttttacatCTCTATGCACTTCTACCATTTGCATTACAGCAGAAAAAGCAGAAACAAAATATAATTGATTCATAAATTCCACAGTGATTCCGACCCTATTAAGAATATCTTCCACTATTCTTGTAACTTGATAATGTTTTCCATGTTGATTAACATGCATCATAGCCAACACTTCATCTGCATTCTGACCACATTGAGCTACATGATTCATATTTTCACCAAGATTCATATTATCATTTCTATTTCTGAGATTATTCCCCAAATCTTCTGGATTTATTTCTTCATTTTGACGACCATCCTCATCATAATCAACCATTCGAGTAATTCGTTTCACTTGTCTAGCTAAATGCtcgaattttattttttgatcagTCATCATGGGATTCAAAATAGTAGTCATCTGTTGAATCAACAAGTTGGCCAAATTATAATGACTTTCTTCGACATATTATCGAACTACTGCTATCAAACCCAGATTATTTGATATTGATCCTACTTGATAATTACGGGAAAATTCAGGATGATGTATTGGTGGTTGATTATTGACCACTCTCTGTGCATTTTCAAATCTAATTGCAGGCACATAACCACTCATGGGTGGAGTATAATCAGGAGGAAGACCAAAAAGAGACAAACTAGCGGTTACCCGACGATTGTGTTTGTGTTTGAGAAGTTCGTGGGCGTGGATTACGCCCATTATTCTTTGTGGGTGAATTATTAACCATCATATTTTCTCCAGGCCTAACTCCTGGGTTTTGAATGCCACTTTCTGTATGTGACGCTAATTCTGCAGAAGTTTGAGCAACTACCATAGGAATATGATCATTCATAGATGATCGAACATTACCTGGGTTGGTTCGATATCTAATAATTTGGGAGCAAAATCTACTCTTTTTATGAGTATCAATTTCGAGTTATGCACAAAGATTCTGTTTTGGATTGATAGAAGAAGAGACAAAAACTTGAAATgaaaaaaggataaaagaaaCAGGTATAGAAAAGAGTAAAAAcgaaatgaaaacaaagaaaacaaataacTTGTAAATTAATTAAATACCTTTGATATGATCAAAGGACTTTAAATTCGAATACAATGCATaaacataaagaaaataaaaaaaaaagaaaggctttacagaaaagtaaagttgcaaagaaaaataaaaggaatgtAAAGTAGTGGAagaaattctataaaaaaaaaaaaaaaaaagtaaactcTTAGTAAGATTAGAAAGTTTCTGGGGATGTGAAGTTGTAAGAATATTTTtctaaagataaattttaaaccTCTACTCCTTccaaactttatttatttatatcctTTTTCGACCAATTCAATTCCATCACATGCTCCATATGCGAGAAAACTAAGTTTAACCGTTCTTACCATATAAATGATGGAGTAATCGTCTTCAACTGCTTTAAATATTTAACCTTTCCACTTGCTTCGATCATGGAATCACTGTTTCGATCATGAAGATTTGTACAAATATTTTCGATCAGTCCACCTTACTCGTTGATAATTTCTCTTCAATAAACTCAAAAAACCTACTCGATAATATTCAAACAACATTCTTGATATGctcattattaatttaaattattttttatcaacaaaTTGTCCTCTTAAATTAATGATTTTTAACTTGAAAACAAAAAATTCGTTGATTCAATgagtttcttttttttaacttcaataaaacttataagAAAAGCTTTCAATCCAACTTTAATAAAACTAAAAGAGTTTTCGaaccaaaacttttaaaattcataACTGACATCACAAAACTCTTTCATATATACCTCGCAAATACATATTAACTaaggagttatatatatatatatatatatatatatatatatatatatatccaataaTTTTATAACTAATACAAATAACAAGGAGACCAACAGAGTAACATTAAAAGTGTGAATTATCGATTACATATTAATTGCAATACAAAAATTATCTATcatcttacttttttttttaaacgaaAATAAGAGGAACAGTATTAAACCAAAATGTGGTATACATTTATTTCTTCACTAAAAATAgctatcatatttttcattttttatatatgtgtATACTGTATACACATGAAAAGTTAATTGACAAGAACAGTTGAAGCACACGCTTATCTTAATTTAAAGTCAAAAAAGGCGAAAGCCTAAAAGAGCAAACTTTCTACGCAGGATTACCAAACTTGCCATGCTATCTATTTCCAAAAAGCAAACTTTCTGctttaccaaaaaataaaataataaaaagaaaaagagtgtcCAAACCCAAAAATGCTTGGGTGGGACTTCCTTAAATAAAGTGGCCAAAGTAACAATCACCACCTTGGgataaattattagtttatttatttatttaaataaatattaaaaatataaattttattttatttatataataatttattaattataataaattttaaaataaaatttaaatttatatcgaattaatttttaacttatcaaaatatactttatgacaaaaaaaattggCCAAAGTAATGTTTTGAATTTTAAGTGCTTTAACTCCACTAGAAGACTTGACTTAAATGTAATAACACCCTTTTAATTTGTTGGCTTAATTCACCAATTGTCGGTAAGTGATTACAATCTTTGCAATCAATTAAGTGGTGGACATTAATTGTGAAGCATTACGATCTATCCTTTTCTTAATTTCTAGCCACGAACACACAACACCTTATTAGCAAAGTAGTCCTGGCCTGTAGTAGTTGTAATAAAGATTAAGGAATTAgattgtatatttatatatccAGAGTCAAAACCAAAGTGTGTAATTAAGAAAagtaagaataaaattattcagCGTCTAACATGATGATTTGTTTTTACACCTCTTCCCACCAATTATAAAGGGATGAGGCTCCTTAGCTTGTTGCAAATGCAATCATTTCTATTGGTCTTGTACTGATCTAGATGTTCTAATAACGTTGATCAACCTTATgagttttagttttctttttagtTTGATTATAGGCAAATCATTATTCATGTAGCAGAGATTATGCAACTAAAAGAAGTTTCCCATCCTAACCTTAAAAATTAAGAGGTTAGTTCTTCTATTATCCTTTCAACTTTCAAGGCTAGCCACCTCTATACTAAaccctatatataaatatataaaaatgatatttatacactaaaatcaatcatcaatgtatttgtatataaatatatgtgtgatttaatttattttcaataatatttatAGTCCAACATGTATTTTGTACTATAACTAACTTTGAtggctgattttaatatatacataacataGTTGATAAATATAtacatcttcaaaaatcaaatctttgacCTACTCCTATATTAAAAGAGTGTTATTTTTTCAATGCTTACACTAAAATATcaattaagaagcaataaaaataagaaacataCAGATATTCAAATAATATGGTTTATCAAAGTataatttctgcactatctagaGCACACTACATGATTGCAAAGGCTCAAGTTGAAGCACACATAATAATCGAATATCTACCAATGAGATGAATGATTTCACATAAGGGTATCTAAGAATTATTAAACTGATGCAAAATTTGTATAACTATACATAAATTGTTAACAAATCTACTTATTTGAAGACTTCTTAATTATACTGATGAGGATATATATGATGGTTTATAAGTAAAGCAACAAGTAATAAAATATGTATTGCATAAAGTAATTAATTCAAGTTCAAAAGTATGTCATTGGTTGAGTTTTGAGTGGAGTGGACACGAATCTAGCCAATATCTAATACCAAGATGGCAATATCTAAATCGTTTCTGATATTGGCATGAGTGACATTCAGACATGGCTGTCTCTCATCTCTATGCCGCATTCTTCTTTCACATTTAATTAAGATATGCATGATGAATATGTACTATATATCTAGGTCAAAtgttaaaagctcagtaataacAACTACTTTAATAATAATCAACAATAGAACAGGTATTATAAATTCtagaatttagttaaaaaaatgtcTTTACTACATTATTAGttgagagaataaaataaaataaatattcttcTAATTAATGGCACATACAAACCCCCCAACCAAACCAAAAGCATCTAGCTAAGGAAATGTCACATTGTCACATTCCTCTAATcatcaattaatattaattagtcCTACTAATAATTATGTTATATCCATAACTCCACCCTAAACCCTTGACAGCCCCACCACTAGTTAGTAGATATATTTCTAATCAATGGGAATGAAGGTATCTCTCCTAAGTTATCATATCTGGTCGGCCAGAAATACTATAAAGTTGTGGTCCTCCAAGTTCAAGATTATTCAGATGTGACACTTTGCACTTCCAAGCCATGTTTTTCCACATACTTTttactctctcttttttcttcctcttcttcttcctcttcttcttctaagcTACTATACTTATATTATTCAGCAGCAGTAGTATGTTTCTTCCTGCCATGGCAAGCATGCTTAAGTGCCACGCACCAATTCTCTACTccattacatacatatataacatTCATATATAGTACACTTTGTTGTTTCAATATCAAGTTAATTAGCTTCCCAAATTGTATATAGTTAACTTATTAATTTTCAATTGTATGTGCAACTAACTCATGATGTTTCAAGAATAATATCTGCAAAAATGcatgagatatatatatatatatatagctaggtCTATAAAGTTCATCTGCAACTCTATCACAGACGATAGAATATATATGATTATCTGCTttggtaattaaatttaattaaccaTTCAATTTGATTGTATAATGCTCTCATAACATATTCATTGTAagaaataacaatttaaaaaaatgacataaaaaaaaTCTTCCAATATAATTTTGATAGCCGATCAATATCATAGTTCTATTTGTGTGTATGCGCGCCAAAGAGAGACGGAGGACGAGTGATGAAAGTCTGggggaaaaaaaattgatttgaattgaaaacaaaaattaggATTACaaaagttaacaaaaaaatttatctatatataataattagagCAATTTGATTATTCCATCGCTATTTATTCTTATCATCAAGTCTCTATTTTTATGGAAATTTCATCAATCCCTATTTAACTTTTTATCGCAGGTAATTAATTTCAGTGAATTGAATAATCGTTTtgacgattttttttttttttttgtcatttgtaATTGAATGACACTGGAATTAGCATCAGATAATCAgattttatttaagaaagaatttataattaagtttatattctaatcttttttattaccacttattctattctaaaacatAAACATTGAATTGATCGAAGTGGGAACCTAGTAGTTTCAATATATTCTCATGAGCTAGGCAAAGCCACACTTCCATCACAGACTCgagtattttaatatttaagattTTTTGCCATCAACAATAATCATCATATGATCATGACTAAAAGTACTTTTTTCTACAAGTTATTATTTTATATCCAGGGTTCAGATAATACGTAATTTTAGAATATATGTTAAcatttttaattaacaaattaacgaaaaatatacaaaatctaaattttaaatatatttattatacatttatttaaaaataattttttttactgataATAACTTTAATATATATACTTACGATAGCTAAATTCTAAATTGAATTTTTGTTCTCTTGTTTCTACGTTTTTTAGGGCGTTACGTTCTTAACGTGGTGTAATCTACGTTAGTATTATAAATTCATATACAGTTGTtcctaaaaatataataaaagttttACTACCTTATTTTGTAAAATACATTGCTTATCACACACTAGAGAAtaacaaattataaataaataaactaataatatccTCGATTTCATGGACTTAGCTTacgaaatttattttttagttacgTCCCCTATCGTCCCACTTAGGGATTGATTAATATAAGAAATTATGTTATATTTTGATGATGTATCGTATTTTATAACTTtaataaatattcaataattattttctctatttttaaataaatgtttatatttttatatatatctttctTTTACAAATAGGTGTCTATTTATTATATCAATATAATGATATTATATTTAGATTTAGCTAAAGACTAAAGAGTGTTATATAAAGGGCATTGGttatttatttgaaaagaaaaattgaatttttcaatgtattaaataaaaaaaacgtaaaaattaatatttaacttaCATATTCTAAAAACAAATTTATAGTATTTTATTTAGCGCTTTTAAGACATTTTTTAAcagaatatttattttaaaatagaaaaatttattataaaatgcagaaaactattaaaaaaatttataaaaaatatattaaattttaggttttaatgtatgtattatatatttattaaaataactatttgaaaacttttattattaataaaaaacaatatttaaagaatatttagttatattttaaaatttattgtaaaaACTGAAAAATTGGATTACAAAGCCTTAGCTGTATGAATTTGGCGGGGAGGGGAAATAGAAAGAGGTCGGGGTCAAAAACTGGAAGGTGGGATCCAATTTGACTAAGACAGAAGCAAGGAAAGAAGGAGTTACAAGAAATAGTGAAAATCTATCCGAAAAAGAGGAATTAgtaaaaatgagattttttatatatatgtatacaaaataagaaaaaagagccGAATGAAAAGGAGGACGGAGATAAGTCCTAAAAATTTGAAAGATGTCTTATAAATAAGGGAGTTAGAagaatttttttcttcaaaaagataaaatttttatatagatttttttacaatatcttttaatttaacaaattaaatattaattcgcTTTGAATTTGAACTACATTTAAAGATTTATTACtcaataataaattattacatatttaAAACGAAAttcgaacaaaaaatatttatttaaataaaaaaataagctgATTATACAACCAATCTAATTTAATTAACAACTTTATATATTAGGCTAttctaaaataaagaaaacaatacaataaaaaataaaattttaattttttaattaagctAATATGActtatacataataaaaaaatatataaatacagtAATGATCAGTATCTTATAACCAATTTCTTCTCTGTATATGAGTTAAATTCAAGATTTACTTAACTCTAATCACAATAGTTTAACGGGTCTAGAACTCATTtaaaagtttttattaaaaagaaaaaggtaaaaaataaatacataaaaaattgagAGTGCTGACATGGATTGAAAAAGGGTGGGACAGAACAGCACTATCTTTATAAGCAATGTGGGGGAATCCAACAGCACACAAAGATCTCATAGGCCACAAGAACTTGTGGCTcacaattttctttcctttgctGAAGTGGCAACCAATTTTTTCTTCtcctaaatcttttttttttctttggggaAAATAAAGCCTCCAAAACCACTTCACCtattttctcccctctctcttTCCCCCCTCTCTTTCTCTGATTTTTCTCTCTATTCCTCTGTCTTTGCTCTTAAACACTATTCATTATCCATTTTTCGTGTGAATTTAAGTGAGCATAAGATACTAGAGTTTTACGAAACACACTTCCTATTTCTACAATACACACCTCCTATATATCCAtgtttatgttttaaattttactctttttatttttctcccttttttttaagagagagagagaacagagATACTCCTGAAACCTGGAACCTGATCATCGGTAACACAACCTCAGGAATGTCGGAAGTTAAGGACCCGGCGATAAAGCTTTTTGGGAGGACGATTCAGCTGCCACTGATCCCCAATGACCcttctccaccaccaccaccaccaccacctcctcctcctcctcctcctcctcctccatcttcttcttctccaccAACTGAAGTTGAAGTGAGTTCTGTATCACAACCAGAAACAGAGGTATGTGCCAATTCATTTGTGTTGTTTTTCTCTGCATATATGATAGCGACCCATTTTTCATAAGGTCCTGATTGTTAATGGGTTCGTTTTAAATTTGGAAAAAGTTTCATTCTTTGCCAGGTTTCAATCAATTGAATTAAGAGGCCTTTGCTGCAATTTTCAATGGCTAGTTTCaggatttaatttttgttttaattaaacttaaaataaataaacaagaatttTTTTGGCATGATCATGGATGAATGGATGGTTGCTGAATTTCTTCAATCCTTTTTTATTAAGTAGTGGCAACAGTTCATTGTGGGGTTCCTGTCAGAGAAATTGGATCCAGTTCCATTCTGGAATATAAGCTTGAGAatatggaatatatatatatatatatatatattatgtggtTTGGCTTGCTTTGCTTTTATCAATTCTCTCTGCAACCCCTTGTTACCGGAAAGTGAGTTAAGTTATCAGCTTCTACTGATTTTGATCCTAAAATAGTTGATTGGcaaattcaatatatattttttttcaatgaaaaaaatcctaatcttcatttatattttattagatctCTTGCAGCATCCAAGAGGTTCTATTGATATTTTTAGTAATTGGATTTCTTACTTTACTAAGCTCTTGTGAAGTTGCTTTTCACGCCATGGACATCATCAAACTTGGGGAGCTAAATTATTTTCGATTGGCACTTTTGGCCATTATTAAATTCCTTTTTTGGTTTCCAAATAAGAATTGTCCAAATGATCTGTAACGCTCTGACATCACAGGGGGAATTATTTATAGAATATGTTGGATTTATTTATTGTACGGCCGttcttttctatatttattttccttttcggCCCCCAAATATTCCACATAACTTTCTTTGCATTGTGTGCTATCTCTCTGCATTTTCGTGTGATCGTGTCCTTTTCTGACTTATAGTATTTATTAGGTTTAATGTTTGCATAAACcaaatataattaaattgaataattttaccaaaccaaaataattattattattattattattattatttgagttgTTCTCCAATAAGCCAGTGAGTATGTTCTATAGTCAGTTTCTCTCCTTGTAAGTTGTAACCTCTGTCTCCTACCAAAGATTCCGTTCTGCTTCCCAAGTTTActttttattgaattatttttagggGGAATTCCACATTTAAGTGGTTTCATTGATTCTCTACAGTGCACTAATCACGTGAACATATAAGGTTTCATTAATTAATGGAAGTAACATTTAAATTTATTAGTAGTACTAACTAGGAAGGACAAACCAATATCTCATGATGTGGATTCACTAACCTGTACTTTGAACTTAAATTTTCTATGTTATAATTTAGTCCTGGTTATTGAATTAAACATAGCTAGGATCGATTCTAATATTTCCTTTAAATGATAAATaccaatattttccttttatcatGTGTGTATATACTATTGATTATCTTAGTCTTTATTGTTTAAGGAACCATCAAAGAGAGAACTAACCTCAACACAAGATAAAGAAACCACAGAGGATTTGAAATCTCCCACAACAACATCTTCAGGCATATTTGAGAACCCAAAGACTCCCACAAATGGTGGAGAACAGAGTGAGACCAGTGTTTCACAAGAAAAAACTCCCAAGAAACCGGACAAGATACTTCCGTGTCCGCGATGCAACAGCATGGACACCAAATTCTGCTACTACAACAATTACAACGTCAATCAGCCGCGTCATTTCTGCAAGAACTGTCAGAGATACTGGACTGCCGGAGGAACAATGAGGAACGTGCCGGTAGGCGCTGGTCGCCGAAAGAACAAAAACTCTGCTGCATCGCATTATCGCCAGATAATGGTCCCGGAGGCGCTTCAAGCAGCTCACCATGGACTACACAATGCTGTCTTGACCTTTGGCCCAGATTCTCCTCTTTGTGATTCCATGTCCTCTGTCTTGAACATTGCGGAAAAAGCCACAAATGGTGTTGTAAACGGGTTTCATGCACCGGAGGCAGCAACTACTTTTGTTTCCTATGGTAGGGATGATGATGGGAATGATCACTCAGTTGGAGTTTCTGGTACAACTTCAACTTCATCAGAGAGGAGAGGCCATGCCAGCTCTCATGAATCGGCGGATAAAAGAGTCGAAAGTTTCCCTCCTCAACTAACTTACTTCCCAAGTAATTCTCCATGGCCGTATCCATGGAATTCGCCAATGCCTCCTCCTCCCACATTTTGCCCTCCAGGCTATCCTATGTCGATATACACCACCCCTTCATACTGGGCATGGAATGTGCCATGCATCTCACCCCAATCTCCGGCCCCTGGTTCCGGCCCAAATTCGCCGTTGGGGAAACACTCAAGGGATGGTAACATCATAACCCCGGCCAATTCGCAAAAGGAAAAGCCTAACACAGAAAGCAATAATGTGTTGATCCCCAAGACACTTAGAATTGATGATCCTAGTGAAGCTGCAAAGAGTTCAATATGGTCAACACTAGGAATCAAGAATGAGAAGGCCAACTCTCTCAATGGAGGAGGCCTCTTCAAGGCGTTCCCTTCCAAGGGTAACGACAAGAGTCACGTGGTCGAGGCGTCGCCGATGCTGCACGCCAACCCTGCCGCCCTGACGCGGTCTCTCACCTTCCACGAGCGGACCTAGTTGGGGCATTACATCAAACACTACATGATCAAGATGGGAAAGTTGAGGTTATAATGTTATACCAGTAAAGTAAAAGCCTTAATCCTGATTTTTGCTGACACAAGTTTCTTGATTGACCAACATCTATGCAGGATTCTTAGGACAGCAATGGTGTTCTTTTAGCTTCTTCCATAGCTATAACAGCTTAACCCTGTATGAGTGTGCAGGTGTTTAGATATGTTGAGTAAATATCTTCaatgtacatatatataatataaatgtcAGTCAAGGagaaaacagagaaaagaaaaggagatTCTTCCACTAAAATCCAATGGTTTAGAATAAATTTCTTAGTCTTCATCTAAGGCATGTCGCTTGATGCTTTTTTTTTTAGGATTCTATAAATTATTTATGTAATTCCAAAGGATTATGACATTTATGAAGCTCCCCCCTGCCCCTATAGTTTGTTAGCTTCCATAATCAAAAGTCaaatattagtataaaataaaaattcattctTATGTGAATGTGTTAACAAAAATAACTGTGTGAGATTggatttctt
This genomic window contains:
- the LOC112734100 gene encoding cyclic dof factor 1 isoform X2, with product MSEVKDPAIKLFGRTIQLPLIPNDPSPPPPPPPPPPPPPPPPPSSSSPPTEVEVSSVSQPETEEPSKRELTSTQDKETTEDLKSPTTTSSGIFENPKTPTNGGEQSETSVSQEKTPKKPDKILPCPRCNSMDTKFCYYNNYNVNQPRHFCKNCQRYWTAGGTMRNVPVGAGRRKNKNSAASHYRQIMVPEALQAAHHGLHNAVLTFGPDSPLCDSMSSVLNIAEKATNGVVNGFHAPEAATTFVSYGRDDDGNDHSVGVSGTTSTSSERRGHASSHESADKRVESFPPQLTYFPSNSPWPYPWNSPMPPPPTFCPPGYPMSIYTTPSYWAWNVPCISPQSPAPGSGPNSPLGKHSRDGNIITPANSQKEKPNTESNNVLIPKTLRIDDPSEAAKSSIWSTLGIKNEKANSLNGGGLFKAFPSKGNDKSHVVEASPMLHANPAALTRSLTFHERT
- the LOC112734100 gene encoding cyclic dof factor 1 isoform X1; the encoded protein is MSEVKDPAIKLFGRTIQLPLIPNDPSPPPPPPPPPPPPPPPPPSSSSPPTEVEVSSVSQPETESLLFKEPSKRELTSTQDKETTEDLKSPTTTSSGIFENPKTPTNGGEQSETSVSQEKTPKKPDKILPCPRCNSMDTKFCYYNNYNVNQPRHFCKNCQRYWTAGGTMRNVPVGAGRRKNKNSAASHYRQIMVPEALQAAHHGLHNAVLTFGPDSPLCDSMSSVLNIAEKATNGVVNGFHAPEAATTFVSYGRDDDGNDHSVGVSGTTSTSSERRGHASSHESADKRVESFPPQLTYFPSNSPWPYPWNSPMPPPPTFCPPGYPMSIYTTPSYWAWNVPCISPQSPAPGSGPNSPLGKHSRDGNIITPANSQKEKPNTESNNVLIPKTLRIDDPSEAAKSSIWSTLGIKNEKANSLNGGGLFKAFPSKGNDKSHVVEASPMLHANPAALTRSLTFHERT